A genomic segment from Stenotrophomonas maltophilia encodes:
- a CDS encoding YdcH family protein, whose translation MDTYSPAEIVEHLAALRAEHRLLDEQITRMAANGEDELESKRLKRRKLQLKDCIAKLESLQIPDEPA comes from the coding sequence GTGGACACCTACAGCCCCGCCGAGATCGTCGAACACCTCGCCGCCCTGCGTGCCGAGCACCGCCTGCTGGATGAACAGATCACCCGCATGGCCGCCAACGGTGAGGACGAGCTGGAGTCCAAGCGGCTGAAGCGGCGCAAGCTGCAGCTGAAGGACTGCATCGCCAAGCTGGAAAGCCTGCAGATTCCCGACGAGCCGGCCTGA
- the ttcA gene encoding tRNA 2-thiocytidine(32) synthetase TtcA yields MTAVISLPDPSQRASRGPRVAGPGLDRLGRRLRRQVGQAISDFGMIEAGDKVMVCLSGGKDSYTLLDLLLQLQKKAPVPFELVAVNLDQKQPGFPEHVLPEYLAALGVPYQIIEQDTYSVVSRVIPEGRTMCSLCSRLRRGALYNHAKAHGFTRIALGHHCDDMVATLFMNLFHHARLAAMPPKLLSDDGQHVVIRPLAYVREHDIAEYAQARRFPIIPCTLCGSQENLQRRQVGLMLKQWDQDHPGRIEQIARAMADVRPAQLADATLFDFRALGRSGHAAHADAWLADAAPETPAV; encoded by the coding sequence ATGACCGCCGTGATTTCCCTGCCCGATCCTTCGCAGCGCGCTTCGCGTGGTCCGCGCGTGGCCGGACCGGGGCTGGACAGGCTGGGCAGGCGCCTGCGCCGCCAGGTCGGCCAGGCCATCTCCGACTTCGGCATGATCGAAGCGGGCGACAAGGTCATGGTCTGCCTGTCCGGCGGCAAGGACAGCTACACCCTGCTGGACCTGCTGCTGCAGCTGCAGAAGAAGGCGCCGGTGCCGTTCGAACTGGTCGCGGTGAACCTGGACCAGAAGCAGCCCGGTTTCCCGGAGCATGTCCTGCCGGAGTACCTGGCCGCGCTGGGTGTGCCGTACCAGATCATCGAGCAGGACACCTATTCGGTGGTCAGCCGGGTCATCCCGGAAGGCCGCACGATGTGTTCGCTGTGCTCGCGGCTGCGCCGGGGGGCGCTGTACAACCACGCCAAGGCGCATGGCTTCACCCGGATCGCGCTGGGCCATCATTGCGACGACATGGTGGCTACGTTGTTCATGAACCTGTTCCACCATGCCAGGCTGGCGGCCATGCCACCGAAGCTGCTCAGCGACGATGGCCAGCACGTGGTGATCCGCCCGCTGGCGTATGTGCGCGAGCACGATATCGCCGAGTACGCGCAGGCCCGCCGTTTCCCGATCATTCCCTGCACCCTGTGTGGCAGCCAGGAAAACCTGCAGCGTCGGCAGGTTGGCCTGATGCTCAAGCAGTGGGACCAGGACCATCCGGGCCGCATCGAACAGATCGCACGCGCCATGGCCGATGTGCGGCCAGCGCAACTGGCCGATGCCACGCTGTTCGATTTCAGGGCCCTGGGCCGCAGCGGGCATGCGGCGCATGCCGATGCCTGGCTGGCCGACGCAGCCCCCGAGACGCCTGCCGTTTAA
- a CDS encoding recombination-associated protein RdgC: MFFRNLTFFRFPTTTDFSEVDTLLPHALLKPVGALEMNSRGFISPFGREEKELLSHRIAEHLWLTVGGEDKILPAAVVNDLLERKLEEIEEKEGRRPGGRERKRMKDDLLHELLPRAFVKSSRNDAFIDLQHGYVAVDTSSRKTGEYFMSDIRGLLGSFPAMPLNAEVAPRSILTGWIAGEPLPTGLSLGEECEMKDPVEGGAVVKCQHQELRCDEIDKHLDAGKQVTKLALIFEDNLSFVIGDDLIVRKLKFLDGALDQLEHADEDGRRAEFDARFALQSAEIRRLFLLLEEAFKLSKAD; encoded by the coding sequence ATGTTCTTTCGCAACCTGACGTTCTTCCGTTTCCCGACCACCACCGATTTTTCCGAAGTCGACACCCTGCTGCCGCACGCCCTGCTGAAGCCGGTCGGCGCACTGGAAATGAATTCGCGCGGCTTCATCTCGCCGTTCGGCCGCGAAGAGAAGGAACTGCTGTCCCACCGTATCGCCGAGCACCTGTGGCTGACCGTGGGCGGCGAGGACAAGATCCTGCCGGCGGCCGTGGTCAACGACCTGCTCGAGCGCAAGCTGGAGGAGATCGAGGAGAAGGAAGGCCGCCGCCCGGGTGGCCGCGAGCGCAAGCGCATGAAGGACGACCTGCTGCATGAACTGCTGCCGCGCGCCTTCGTGAAGTCCTCGCGCAACGATGCCTTCATCGACCTGCAGCACGGTTACGTGGCGGTGGATACCTCCAGCCGCAAGACCGGCGAGTACTTCATGTCCGACATCCGCGGCCTGCTTGGCAGCTTCCCGGCGATGCCGCTGAACGCCGAAGTCGCGCCGCGCTCGATCCTGACCGGCTGGATCGCCGGCGAGCCGCTGCCGACCGGGCTGAGCCTGGGCGAAGAGTGCGAGATGAAGGATCCGGTCGAAGGCGGTGCGGTGGTCAAGTGCCAGCACCAGGAACTGCGCTGCGACGAGATCGACAAGCACCTGGACGCCGGCAAGCAGGTGACCAAGCTGGCGCTGATCTTCGAGGACAACCTATCCTTCGTGATCGGCGACGACCTGATCGTGCGCAAGCTGAAGTTCCTCGACGGTGCCCTGGACCAGCTGGAGCATGCCGACGAAGACGGCCGCCGCGCCGAGTTCGATGCCCGCTTCGCCCTGCAGAGCGCCGAGATCCGCCGCCTGTTCCTGTTGCTGGAAGAAGCCTTCAAGCTCAGCAAGGCTGACTGA
- a CDS encoding M48 family metallopeptidase gives MSRLLRRLISPTPPATVQRDTVRLRLEDAEIEVLRVRDPRARRIKLSVDERGARLTLPLRASLVMGERFLEQHRDWLALQLRQYQGQGLPAPLQPGEDGVLPLRGELLPLRWQEGRYARLEIDEHGACVQWPTRGGDATLRRLLREFYEAQTRADVGRWLPKYLPSLPRAPSRLRLKVMSSQWGSLAPDGSMALDLALVLGRSEAFEYVLVHELCHLIQPNHSPAFWHEVEQRFPAWREQRDYFQLEGRRLKAMLRQLL, from the coding sequence ATGAGCCGTCTGCTGCGCCGCCTGATCAGCCCGACCCCGCCCGCTACCGTGCAGCGCGACACCGTTCGCCTGCGCCTGGAGGATGCCGAGATCGAGGTGCTGCGCGTGCGCGATCCGCGTGCGCGCCGGATCAAGCTGAGCGTGGACGAGCGTGGCGCACGACTGACCCTGCCGCTGCGGGCCAGCCTGGTGATGGGCGAGCGTTTCCTGGAGCAGCACCGCGACTGGCTGGCGCTGCAGCTGCGCCAGTATCAGGGCCAGGGCCTGCCGGCCCCGCTGCAGCCCGGCGAAGACGGCGTGCTGCCATTGCGTGGCGAACTGTTGCCGCTGCGCTGGCAGGAAGGCCGCTACGCGCGGCTGGAGATCGATGAACACGGCGCCTGCGTGCAGTGGCCGACCCGGGGCGGCGATGCCACCCTGCGGCGCCTGCTGCGCGAGTTCTACGAAGCCCAGACCCGCGCCGACGTCGGCCGCTGGTTGCCGAAGTACCTGCCCTCCCTGCCACGCGCACCCAGCCGCCTGCGGCTGAAGGTGATGTCCTCGCAGTGGGGCTCGCTGGCGCCGGACGGCAGCATGGCACTGGACCTGGCCCTGGTGCTGGGTCGTTCGGAAGCGTTCGAGTACGTGCTGGTGCACGAACTCTGCCACCTGATCCAGCCGAACCACTCGCCCGCGTTCTGGCATGAAGTGGAACAACGCTTTCCTGCCTGGCGCGAACAGCGCGACTACTTCCAGCTCGAAGGGCGCAGACTCAAGGCCATGCTCCGGCAACTGCTGTAG
- a CDS encoding methylglyoxal synthase — protein sequence MRIGLAANRLHHHDARAALFRWLRASEAGLRELGVSLHAVGRTHDAIERQGFLAGYGGLHRYPYGREGGLMKLVAEVVGMGPERTLDGAIYLIDPVDPSSVFPEATALKRQCVIHGKPFISTVATARDWIEVERIHAGRAADPGADDLHAFQEQTLALIAHDAMKPAMLAFADEHFDVLARFGQRVATGTTGQRLNELAWSRGWPSDTPWVTRYQSGPMGGDAQIADRVLEGRCQRAIFFEDPHVARQHEADIQLLERAVTTVTDQAVCITAPRVAARWAAAAALRAG from the coding sequence ATGCGTATCGGCCTGGCCGCCAACCGTCTCCATCACCACGATGCGCGCGCCGCGCTGTTCCGTTGGCTGCGTGCCAGCGAGGCAGGCCTGCGTGAACTGGGGGTGTCACTGCATGCGGTCGGGCGCACCCACGATGCGATCGAACGGCAGGGATTCCTGGCCGGCTACGGTGGCCTGCACCGGTATCCCTACGGACGCGAGGGTGGCCTGATGAAGCTGGTGGCCGAAGTGGTCGGCATGGGGCCGGAGCGGACACTGGACGGTGCGATCTACCTGATCGACCCGGTCGATCCTTCCTCGGTGTTTCCGGAGGCAACCGCGCTCAAGCGGCAGTGCGTCATCCACGGCAAGCCGTTCATTTCAACCGTGGCCACCGCGCGTGACTGGATCGAGGTGGAACGCATCCACGCCGGACGGGCTGCCGATCCCGGTGCCGACGATCTGCATGCCTTCCAGGAACAGACACTGGCACTGATCGCGCATGATGCGATGAAGCCGGCGATGCTGGCCTTTGCCGATGAACACTTCGACGTGCTGGCTCGGTTTGGCCAGCGCGTTGCCACCGGTACCACCGGCCAGCGCTTGAACGAGCTGGCCTGGAGCCGGGGTTGGCCCAGTGATACACCGTGGGTGACGCGTTACCAGAGCGGCCCGATGGGCGGTGATGCGCAGATTGCCGACCGGGTGCTGGAGGGACGCTGCCAGCGCGCGATCTTCTTCGAGGACCCGCATGTGGCGCGCCAGCACGAGGCGGATATCCAGCTGCTGGAGCGCGCGGTGACAACGGTGACCGACCAGGCGGTGTGCATCACGGCACCGCGGGTGGCGGCACGGTGGGCGGCGGCGGCGGCGTTGCGGGCGGGGTGA